A DNA window from Micromonospora sp. NBC_01739 contains the following coding sequences:
- a CDS encoding Rv0361 family membrane protein, with translation MTQPPTSGPSGPVNLPPTPPGQPPYPPTGQPPYPPAGQPPAGQPPYPPTGQPPYPPAGRPPRKRGALLAALALAVVLLLCAGGGVAAFLTLRQAEAGEGAPEPSVAVDEFLTAVYQERDAAKAARLVCSAARDQEKIRAKVAEVEEYLSAHQSPRFRWDTPTVNNETGDRATVTATVTVTTADEKIADQALRFTVIRKTGWWVCEVA, from the coding sequence ATGACCCAGCCACCCACCAGCGGCCCGAGCGGCCCCGTGAACCTGCCGCCGACCCCACCCGGTCAGCCGCCGTACCCGCCGACCGGTCAGCCGCCGTACCCACCCGCTGGTCAACCACCGGCCGGTCAGCCGCCGTACCCGCCGACCGGTCAGCCGCCGTACCCGCCGGCAGGTCGACCGCCCCGTAAGCGCGGGGCCCTGCTGGCCGCTCTGGCCCTCGCGGTGGTGCTGCTGCTCTGTGCCGGCGGTGGGGTGGCCGCCTTCCTCACCCTGCGCCAGGCCGAGGCCGGCGAGGGGGCGCCGGAGCCCTCGGTGGCGGTGGACGAGTTCCTCACCGCCGTCTACCAGGAGCGGGACGCGGCGAAGGCGGCCCGCCTGGTGTGTTCGGCCGCCCGGGACCAGGAGAAGATCCGCGCCAAGGTCGCCGAGGTCGAGGAGTACCTGTCGGCCCACCAGAGCCCCCGGTTCCGCTGGGACACCCCGACGGTGAACAACGAGACCGGCGACCGGGCCACGGTCACCGCCACCGTGACGGTGACCACGGCCGACGAGAAGATCGCCGACCAGGCGCTGCGCTTCACCGTGATCCGCAAGACGGGCTGGTGGGTCTGCGAGGTGGCCTGA
- a CDS encoding ArsA-related P-loop ATPase: MGAKQRPAERAGTDWPARLHVVTGKGGTGKTSVAAALALGLAAGGRRTLLVEVEGRQGIAQLFGTDPLPYAERHLVEAPDGGEVYALAVDAEEALLEYLDMFYKLGAAGRALRKLGAIDFATTIAPGLRDVLLTGKVKEATTRTVDKRRVYDAVVLDAPPTGRIGRFLNVTAETARLAKVGPIKTQSEGVAALLRSPMTAVHLVTLLEEMPVQETVDAIGELASLGFGVGKVIINGARPPLPTGGLVTQSELTRGLRAAGLPTEGRIVAGLHEEARDQVIRRELEDSLRADLVEVGVPLLELPLLPGGVDRAGLDLLAAALVPGD, translated from the coding sequence GTGGGAGCGAAGCAGCGACCGGCCGAGCGGGCCGGCACCGATTGGCCCGCTCGTCTGCACGTGGTGACCGGCAAGGGCGGCACGGGCAAGACCAGCGTGGCAGCCGCCCTGGCCCTGGGCCTGGCCGCTGGTGGGCGTCGCACCCTGCTGGTCGAGGTGGAGGGGCGCCAGGGCATCGCCCAACTGTTCGGCACCGACCCCCTGCCGTACGCCGAGCGGCACCTGGTCGAGGCACCCGACGGTGGCGAGGTGTACGCGCTGGCGGTCGACGCCGAAGAGGCGCTGCTGGAGTACCTCGACATGTTCTACAAGCTCGGGGCGGCCGGGCGGGCCCTGCGCAAGCTGGGCGCGATCGACTTCGCCACCACGATCGCCCCCGGGCTACGGGACGTGCTGCTCACCGGCAAGGTCAAGGAGGCCACCACCCGTACGGTCGACAAGCGGCGGGTGTACGACGCGGTGGTGCTGGACGCACCCCCCACCGGCCGGATCGGCCGCTTCCTGAACGTCACCGCCGAAACCGCCCGACTGGCGAAGGTGGGCCCGATCAAGACCCAGAGCGAGGGGGTCGCGGCACTCCTGCGCTCACCGATGACGGCCGTGCACCTGGTGACTCTGCTGGAGGAGATGCCGGTGCAGGAGACGGTCGACGCGATCGGCGAGCTGGCCTCCCTGGGCTTCGGAGTCGGCAAGGTGATCATCAACGGGGCTCGGCCGCCGCTGCCCACCGGAGGACTGGTCACCCAGTCGGAGCTGACGCGTGGGCTGCGTGCCGCCGGGCTGCCGACCGAGGGCAGGATCGTCGCCGGGCTACACGAGGAGGCTCGTGACCAGGTGATTCGCCGGGAGTTGGAGGATTCCCTGCGGGCCGACCTGGTGGAGGTCGGGGTACCCCTCCTGGAGTTGCCGTTGCTGCCCGGCGGGGTGGACCGCGCCGGCCTGGACCTGCTCGCCGCGGCGCTGGTCCCAGGCGATTGA